In a single window of the Tautonia rosea genome:
- a CDS encoding DUF6702 family protein: MSTPALAMTLMMALAPITNTAEAHPFHVTIAEVEFNAEAGTLEMAIRIYNPGDLEQALGLREGERVDLEQTENVDEMILDYLRDHLIIAPAEGEPAELQWVGKEVSVKTTWLYVEAPLPDGPEGVRFTNTLLFEIEKDQANTMVFGRSRDRVSLRFTRDDPTHRFKRSGSSIPTR, from the coding sequence ATGAGCACCCCGGCACTGGCGATGACCCTGATGATGGCTCTGGCTCCAATCACAAACACGGCCGAGGCCCACCCGTTCCACGTGACGATCGCCGAGGTCGAGTTCAACGCCGAGGCCGGCACGCTGGAGATGGCAATCCGCATCTACAACCCCGGCGACCTGGAACAGGCCCTTGGCCTGCGCGAGGGGGAGCGGGTCGACCTGGAGCAGACTGAGAATGTTGATGAGATGATTCTCGACTACCTCCGCGACCACCTGATCATCGCCCCTGCCGAGGGGGAACCGGCCGAGTTGCAATGGGTCGGTAAGGAGGTGAGCGTGAAGACCACCTGGCTCTACGTGGAGGCCCCCTTGCCCGACGGTCCCGAGGGGGTCCGCTTCACCAATACCTTGCTCTTTGAGATCGAGAAGGACCAGGCCAACACCATGGTTTTCGGCCGGTCGAGAGACCGCGTTTCGCTCCGGTTCACCCGAGACGATCCGACGCATCGCTTCAAGCGTTCCGGCTCCTCGATTCCGACTCGATGA
- a CDS encoding GntP family permease — protein MEIHPLIILAVGIATVVGMILVLRLNAFLALITAAILVSLMAPGPIAEKISRVALAFGASAGTIGIVIALAAIIGTCLMESGAADRIVRFFLRVLGEKRAATALMGSGFVLAVPVFFDTVFYLLVPLGRSLFRRTGTNYLKYVLAIACGGAITHTLVPPTPGPLLMAANLGIDLGVMILIGIAVALPAAIVGLAFGSWADRRMPVPMRPIGGITEPKPPRDDMLPPLGLAILPVALPVLLITLNTVLKTMADSEHAARIVAEDVADPAGFLAPISAETLPPDSPLVLLNTLLTDAELDRNAPSADAIALALNKNVLNQRGADKALSTTNLSRLSEADVERANRLVLEQLYPESVLRRHEWDTPLRQASNVASFVGDANFALLLSATVSMLLLVRQQRHGREEIAKLVEQSLMSAGVIILITAAGGAFGAMLQQAQIGAVLEDAFGSGDAPDAAKRSGLILLFVGFGVSAVLKVAQGSSTVAMITASGIIAALIPTGGGAVLGYHPAYLATAIGSGSLIGSWMNDSGFWVFAKMSGLTEAEALKSWTPLLLVLGIVGLIVSLVLAVVLPLVGLA, from the coding sequence ATGGAGATTCACCCGTTGATCATTCTGGCCGTCGGCATCGCGACGGTCGTGGGAATGATTCTTGTCTTGCGGCTCAATGCCTTCCTGGCCCTTATCACCGCGGCCATCCTGGTCAGCCTGATGGCTCCGGGGCCGATTGCCGAGAAGATCAGCCGGGTCGCCCTGGCCTTCGGCGCATCGGCTGGAACCATCGGCATCGTCATCGCCCTGGCGGCCATCATCGGCACCTGCCTGATGGAAAGCGGTGCGGCCGACCGGATCGTCCGCTTCTTCCTCCGCGTGCTGGGCGAAAAGCGGGCCGCGACCGCCCTGATGGGCAGCGGCTTCGTCCTGGCCGTGCCGGTCTTCTTCGACACCGTCTTCTATCTGCTCGTCCCCCTCGGCCGATCCCTCTTTCGTCGAACAGGAACCAATTATCTCAAATATGTTCTTGCCATTGCGTGTGGTGGGGCGATCACTCACACCCTCGTGCCGCCGACGCCGGGGCCGCTCCTGATGGCGGCGAACCTGGGGATCGACCTGGGCGTGATGATCCTCATCGGCATTGCCGTGGCCTTGCCGGCGGCGATCGTCGGCCTGGCGTTCGGGAGCTGGGCCGATCGCCGCATGCCCGTGCCAATGCGGCCGATCGGCGGGATCACCGAGCCGAAACCGCCGCGAGACGACATGCTGCCGCCGCTCGGTCTGGCCATCTTGCCCGTGGCCCTGCCGGTCCTGCTCATCACCCTGAACACCGTCCTGAAGACGATGGCCGACAGCGAGCATGCCGCCCGGATCGTGGCCGAAGACGTGGCCGATCCCGCCGGCTTCCTCGCGCCGATCTCGGCCGAAACCCTCCCGCCCGACTCCCCCCTGGTCTTGCTCAACACCCTTTTGACCGACGCCGAGCTGGACCGCAACGCCCCCTCGGCCGATGCGATCGCTCTTGCCCTAAATAAAAATGTGCTCAATCAACGTGGAGCGGACAAGGCCCTGAGCACGACGAACCTCTCCCGGCTCTCCGAGGCCGACGTGGAACGAGCCAACCGCCTGGTCCTGGAGCAGCTTTACCCCGAGTCGGTGCTGCGTCGGCACGAGTGGGACACTCCCTTGCGGCAGGCTTCGAACGTGGCCTCGTTCGTCGGAGACGCGAACTTCGCCCTCTTGCTCTCGGCCACGGTGAGCATGCTGCTCCTGGTCCGGCAGCAGCGGCACGGACGCGAGGAGATCGCAAAGCTGGTCGAACAATCGCTCATGAGTGCAGGCGTCATTATTTTGATCACCGCGGCAGGCGGTGCCTTCGGGGCGATGCTCCAGCAGGCCCAGATCGGCGCGGTCCTGGAAGATGCGTTCGGCTCGGGCGATGCTCCGGACGCGGCGAAGCGATCAGGCCTGATCCTGCTGTTCGTCGGCTTCGGCGTCTCGGCGGTCCTAAAGGTGGCGCAGGGGTCGAGCACCGTGGCGATGATCACCGCCTCGGGGATCATCGCGGCCCTGATCCCGACCGGAGGCGGGGCGGTGCTCGGCTATCACCCGGCGTACCTGGCCACGGCGATCGGCAGCGGCTCGTTGATTGGGTCGTGGATGAACGACAGCGGCTTCTGGGTCTTCGCCAAGATGAGCGGCCTGACCGAGGCCGAGGCGCTCAAGAGCTGGACCCCCCTGCTCCTGGTGCTCGGCATTGTTGGCCTGATCGTCAGCCTGGTGCTGGCCGTCGTGCTGCCGCTGGTGGGCCTGGCCTGA
- a CDS encoding GntP family permease: MHPVATLGLAIALVLFGILALRLHAFLALLLAAFVVASLTPAETLRSIADARLAAGNWTAKRADAFASSTPAARVAEGFGDTAASIGILIAMAAIIGKCLLDSGAADRVVRSAVNLVGQARASLAFLGSGFILGIPVFFDTVFYLIMPLGKAMWLRSRRDYLLYVLSIVAGATMAHSLVPPTPGPLLVAGELGVDLVTMGVAGMVVGSIASLGGYAFARFLNRRMDIPLRESADLSIEDLEAVIRKPDSELPPLWLALTPIVLPFLLIASDVTLSTYLERLDGAEPLGWVAAVTPLVRTIGDKNVALTIASGVAMSMLIARPGVDRTSLAEAVRSALAGGGVIILITSSGGAFGAAIRQGGVAQSIEAMAGGGSASLVLPLAFLVTALVRSAQGSATVAMITAVGVLAPLAESGALGCHPVYLAMAIGCGSKPVAWMADSGFWVILQMSGLTEAEGLKTVTPMTGIMGLVGLGATMLGAWLWPMV; encoded by the coding sequence ATGCACCCTGTCGCGACCCTTGGCCTGGCCATCGCCCTGGTCCTGTTCGGCATCCTGGCCCTTCGCCTGCACGCGTTCCTGGCCTTGCTCCTGGCGGCCTTTGTCGTGGCCAGCTTGACGCCAGCCGAGACGCTTCGCTCGATCGCCGACGCGAGACTCGCCGCCGGGAACTGGACCGCCAAACGGGCCGACGCCTTCGCCTCCTCGACCCCCGCGGCCCGCGTGGCCGAGGGGTTCGGCGACACGGCCGCCAGCATCGGCATCCTGATCGCGATGGCGGCGATCATCGGCAAGTGCCTGCTCGACAGCGGCGCGGCCGATCGCGTGGTCCGGTCGGCCGTCAACCTGGTGGGGCAGGCGCGGGCCTCGCTGGCGTTCCTGGGCAGCGGCTTCATCCTGGGGATTCCGGTCTTCTTCGATACGGTCTTTTACTTGATCATGCCTCTAGGCAAGGCGATGTGGCTACGGAGCCGTCGTGATTACCTGCTGTATGTGCTCTCGATCGTCGCCGGGGCGACGATGGCCCACTCGCTCGTCCCGCCGACGCCGGGACCCCTGCTCGTGGCCGGAGAGCTGGGGGTCGACCTGGTGACGATGGGGGTGGCCGGCATGGTGGTCGGGTCGATCGCATCGCTGGGGGGCTATGCGTTCGCCCGGTTCCTGAATCGCCGGATGGACATTCCCTTGCGCGAATCGGCCGACCTGTCGATCGAGGATCTCGAAGCCGTGATCCGCAAGCCTGACTCCGAGCTGCCGCCGCTTTGGCTGGCCCTGACGCCGATCGTCTTGCCCTTCCTCTTGATCGCCTCGGACGTGACGCTTAGCACGTATCTGGAGCGGCTCGACGGGGCCGAGCCGCTCGGCTGGGTGGCGGCCGTGACCCCGTTGGTGCGGACGATCGGCGACAAGAACGTGGCGCTGACGATCGCCTCGGGGGTGGCCATGAGCATGCTGATCGCCCGCCCGGGGGTCGATCGCACGTCCCTGGCCGAGGCCGTGCGGAGTGCCCTGGCCGGGGGCGGGGTCATCATCCTCATCACCTCCTCGGGCGGTGCCTTCGGCGCGGCGATCCGGCAAGGAGGGGTCGCGCAGTCGATCGAGGCGATGGCGGGGGGCGGGTCGGCCTCGCTCGTCTTGCCGCTCGCGTTCCTGGTGACGGCCCTGGTCCGATCGGCCCAGGGGTCGGCCACGGTGGCGATGATCACGGCCGTCGGCGTGCTCGCCCCCCTGGCCGAGTCGGGGGCGCTCGGCTGCCACCCCGTCTACCTCGCCATGGCGATCGGCTGCGGCTCAAAGCCGGTCGCCTGGATGGCCGACAGCGGCTTCTGGGTCATCTTGCAGATGTCCGGCCTGACCGAGGCCGAAGGCTTGAAGACCGTCACGCCGATGACCGGCATCATGGGCCTCGTCGGCCTGGGGGCGACCATGCTCGGCGCCTGGCTCTGGCCGATGGTCTGA
- a CDS encoding sigma-70 family RNA polymerase sigma factor, with translation MAGNRSKLAGSDWRTLFRLGTMGDWSDGRLLDRFLQQPDDGGDAAFETLVRRHGPMVWRVCRGVLADRHAAEDAYQATFLVLAERARSIRRRDSVASWLYGVARRISLRSLADARSRRDSERRAARPEAVAVPPLADAPGDLEALLRELDRLPAHYRGPIALHDLGGCSYEEVASRLGCPVGTIKARLNRGRALLRSRLAARGVSPTLPAPAALAGIVPNALTERTVRSAVSLLLGRAATGAGVASLSPTVAALSRGVIHAMFLAKLKTAAAALVLGTGLCAAGVAAVVAAQGSNPGNPPGPTISRLPSSAPNPSIRQQPALSPEAIDQRAEEIVEAIDDPERRAETLLRLGLARVQRGQTDAALDALLLARDAAEEIPEATRTTNPHPIIRIASAQALAGDRDAAKDTLREAVGVIEAMEQDLQLTEWDSLVWTWHKSLGPEGIETVIEPYRAFLERLPSGAPTEISNRLTAYSGKVAKALEELRTSAFFRNPLNTAKRRSALVNIVIVLKPEDGELINEALAQLRREARAAPEAPPGLHEADALAPPLPLPILAQLEAQLGRFEDALATIRAIEPTGKTHQVEQIKQSIAIGLARIASDQADAGHRDDALESLAEALRIVRTIEDWGLKRNVMESITELYLKLNAFESSDPLIAELIDRGSQFDQFALAEIKRDAGDEDGALRYFREALDKEETTFRSLLARRSPDERHSVPRDVLSNTYNLLHRTAANIARARLELDGVEAAIRTVTDLPEEEREEFLPELAEALARGRALDAAGEVIRSIEDPELRDLAIVRVALAMPGPSEAEPPTDPEPAEAP, from the coding sequence ATGGCGGGCAATCGGTCGAAGTTGGCGGGGAGCGACTGGCGGACCCTCTTCCGCCTCGGGACGATGGGCGACTGGTCCGACGGCCGGTTGCTCGACCGCTTCCTCCAGCAGCCGGACGACGGCGGCGACGCGGCGTTTGAGACCCTCGTCCGCCGTCATGGGCCGATGGTCTGGCGCGTCTGCCGGGGGGTGCTGGCCGACCGGCACGCGGCCGAGGACGCCTACCAGGCCACCTTCCTCGTCCTGGCCGAGCGGGCCAGGTCGATCCGCCGCCGCGATTCGGTCGCGAGCTGGCTCTACGGCGTCGCCCGGCGGATCTCCCTGCGATCCCTCGCCGACGCCCGATCCCGCCGCGACTCCGAGCGCCGCGCCGCCCGTCCCGAGGCCGTCGCCGTCCCTCCCCTCGCCGACGCCCCCGGCGACCTGGAGGCCCTGCTCCGCGAACTCGACCGCCTGCCCGCGCACTACCGCGGGCCGATCGCCCTGCACGACCTCGGCGGCTGCTCCTACGAGGAGGTCGCCTCCCGGCTCGGCTGCCCCGTCGGCACGATCAAGGCCCGCCTGAACCGCGGTCGCGCCTTGCTCCGCTCCCGCCTCGCGGCCCGAGGGGTTTCCCCCACCCTCCCCGCGCCTGCGGCCCTCGCGGGGATCGTCCCGAACGCCCTGACGGAGCGGACCGTCCGCTCCGCCGTCTCCCTCCTGCTCGGCCGCGCCGCCACCGGGGCCGGCGTCGCCTCCCTCTCCCCCACCGTCGCGGCCCTTTCCCGAGGAGTCATCCACGCCATGTTCCTTGCCAAGCTGAAAACCGCCGCCGCCGCCCTCGTCCTCGGCACCGGCCTCTGCGCCGCCGGTGTCGCGGCCGTGGTTGCGGCCCAGGGGTCAAATCCGGGGAACCCCCCGGGACCGACGATTTCCCGGTTGCCCTCCTCCGCCCCAAATCCCTCGATCCGCCAGCAACCCGCCCTCTCGCCCGAGGCGATCGACCAGCGGGCCGAGGAGATCGTCGAGGCAATCGACGACCCGGAACGCCGCGCGGAGACATTGCTGCGGCTCGGACTCGCCCGGGTTCAGCGTGGGCAGACCGACGCGGCCCTTGATGCCCTCCTGCTGGCTCGTGACGCTGCCGAGGAGATCCCCGAAGCGACTCGGACGACCAATCCGCACCCGATCATCCGGATCGCCTCCGCCCAGGCCCTGGCGGGGGACCGCGATGCGGCCAAAGACACGTTGCGTGAGGCGGTCGGGGTCATCGAGGCAATGGAACAGGATCTCCAGCTCACGGAATGGGATTCGCTGGTGTGGACCTGGCACAAATCCCTCGGTCCTGAGGGGATCGAGACGGTGATTGAGCCTTACCGAGCCTTCCTTGAAAGGCTCCCCTCGGGCGCTCCCACGGAAATCTCGAATCGCCTGACCGCCTATTCGGGGAAGGTCGCCAAGGCCCTTGAGGAGTTGCGAACCTCGGCATTTTTCCGCAACCCGCTGAACACAGCGAAGCGACGATCCGCCCTCGTGAACATCGTGATCGTGCTGAAGCCGGAAGACGGTGAGTTGATCAACGAGGCCCTGGCCCAGCTCAGGAGGGAGGCCCGTGCCGCCCCGGAGGCTCCCCCCGGACTCCACGAGGCCGACGCCCTGGCTCCTCCCCTTCCTCTGCCCATTCTGGCCCAGCTTGAGGCGCAGCTCGGGCGATTCGAGGACGCCCTGGCAACGATCCGCGCCATCGAACCGACGGGCAAGACCCACCAGGTCGAGCAAATCAAACAATCCATCGCGATAGGATTGGCCCGGATCGCCTCGGATCAGGCCGATGCAGGCCATCGAGACGACGCCCTGGAATCCCTGGCTGAGGCGCTCCGGATCGTCCGGACGATCGAGGACTGGGGATTGAAACGTAACGTCATGGAATCAATTACCGAGCTTTACTTGAAGCTGAATGCGTTTGAATCGAGCGACCCGCTCATCGCCGAGCTGATCGACCGAGGAAGCCAGTTCGACCAGTTCGCGCTCGCCGAGATCAAGCGGGACGCAGGCGATGAGGATGGGGCCCTTCGATACTTCCGGGAGGCGCTCGACAAGGAGGAGACGACGTTCCGAAGTCTCCTCGCCCGGCGATCCCCGGACGAACGGCATTCGGTTCCAAGGGATGTCTTGTCCAATACATACAATTTGCTTCATCGGACGGCGGCCAACATCGCACGTGCCCGCCTGGAACTCGACGGCGTCGAGGCCGCCATTCGGACGGTGACGGACCTGCCGGAGGAAGAGCGCGAGGAGTTCCTGCCGGAGCTGGCCGAGGCGCTCGCCAGGGGGAGGGCACTCGACGCCGCCGGAGAAGTGATCCGATCGATCGAGGACCCCGAATTGCGCGATCTGGCCATCGTCCGCGTCGCCCTGGCGATGCCTGGCCCCTCGGAGGCGGAACCGCCGACCGACCCCGAACCGGCCGAGGCGCCGTGA
- a CDS encoding prolyl hydroxylase family protein produces the protein MQREAIVGDQVFVIRGFLSPEECSRFIAEFERIGFSEAPVTTRFGAIRMPDIRDNDRLIVDDTGLAAHWFERATPFLPRRIGSWELSGLNERFRSYRYDPGQSFKRHLDGYFRRPDGERSLFTFMAYLNDDFDGGTTAFYDADQQPIASIVPEQGMALVFRHAILHEGNPVEQGRKYVLRTDVMYRNVD, from the coding sequence ATGCAGCGGGAAGCGATCGTCGGGGATCAGGTGTTCGTGATCCGCGGCTTCCTCTCGCCCGAGGAATGCTCGCGGTTCATCGCCGAGTTTGAGCGGATCGGCTTCTCGGAGGCGCCGGTCACGACCCGATTCGGCGCCATCAGGATGCCCGACATTCGGGACAACGATCGCCTGATCGTGGATGACACGGGCCTGGCCGCCCACTGGTTCGAGCGGGCCACGCCGTTCCTCCCCCGTCGGATCGGCTCCTGGGAGCTTTCCGGGCTGAACGAGAGGTTCCGCTCTTACCGCTACGACCCCGGCCAGTCGTTCAAGCGCCACCTCGACGGCTATTTCCGCCGACCGGACGGCGAGCGGAGCCTGTTCACCTTCATGGCCTACCTCAACGACGACTTCGACGGCGGCACCACCGCCTTCTACGACGCCGACCAGCAGCCAATCGCCTCGATCGTCCCGGAGCAGGGGATGGCTCTCGTCTTCCGCCACGCCATCCTCCACGAGGGCAACCCGGTCGAGCAGGGTCGGAAGTACGTGCTGCGCACCGACGTCATGTACCGAAACGTCGATTGA
- a CDS encoding cytochrome ubiquinol oxidase subunit I: protein MDVLLLSRLQFAFTIMFHYLFPPLTIGISVVLVHLGFMRLIRPKDRIYEQAAKFWTKIFGLNFALGVVTGIVMEFEFGTNWAAYSRYVGDVFGSALAAEGIFAFFLESGFLAVLLFGWERVGVKTHFFATVMVAIGGIFSSIWIVIANSWQQTPTGFEIREYKIHGQTFTRAEITDFWGMVFNPSTVDRLIHVWLGAFILGAFFVMSISAWYLLKNRHVEFAKRSFTGALILATVSSLLQLVSGHSQATMVAEHQPAKLAAMEGLYETQSRAPLSLFGWPDSEERRTKFAIEVPGMLSFLVHGDLDAEIRGLNELEADYGNPPVWLTFQAYHLMIAIGMLFVATTVLASYYRMRGTLYEKRWLLWYFVFAVFPAFVANEAGWVTAEVGRQPWVVYPTMVDGTLQGGLRTSDGLSEVVTAEHVLGSIIMFGLIYALLFVLWITILNSKIQHGPEPIAETPPDSAAHVLEAASARVDHAGSLTEAKEPPEADEGKGAS from the coding sequence GTGGATGTCTTGCTGCTGTCTCGGTTGCAGTTCGCGTTCACCATCATGTTTCATTACCTGTTCCCGCCGTTGACGATCGGGATCAGTGTCGTGCTGGTGCACCTGGGGTTCATGCGTCTGATTCGCCCGAAGGATCGGATTTATGAACAGGCGGCGAAGTTCTGGACGAAGATTTTCGGCCTGAATTTCGCGCTAGGGGTGGTGACGGGGATTGTGATGGAGTTTGAGTTTGGCACGAACTGGGCGGCGTATTCAAGATATGTGGGGGACGTGTTTGGTTCGGCATTGGCGGCGGAGGGGATCTTCGCGTTCTTTTTGGAGTCGGGGTTCCTGGCGGTCCTGTTGTTCGGCTGGGAGCGGGTGGGGGTGAAGACGCACTTCTTTGCCACGGTGATGGTGGCGATCGGGGGGATCTTCTCGTCGATCTGGATCGTGATCGCCAATAGCTGGCAGCAGACGCCGACCGGGTTCGAGATCAGGGAGTACAAGATCCACGGGCAGACCTTCACCCGCGCCGAGATCACGGATTTCTGGGGGATGGTGTTCAACCCGTCGACGGTCGATCGCCTGATTCACGTCTGGCTCGGGGCCTTCATCCTGGGGGCCTTCTTCGTGATGAGCATCTCGGCGTGGTATTTGTTGAAGAATCGGCATGTGGAATTCGCCAAGCGGTCGTTCACGGGGGCGTTGATCCTGGCGACGGTGTCGTCTCTCTTGCAACTGGTCTCGGGGCACTCGCAGGCGACGATGGTGGCCGAGCATCAGCCGGCGAAACTGGCGGCGATGGAGGGCTTGTATGAGACGCAGTCGCGGGCGCCGCTGTCGTTGTTCGGCTGGCCCGACAGCGAGGAACGGCGGACGAAGTTCGCGATCGAGGTGCCGGGGATGCTCAGCTTTCTCGTGCACGGCGATCTCGATGCCGAGATACGCGGCTTGAACGAGCTGGAGGCGGACTACGGCAACCCGCCCGTCTGGCTGACGTTCCAGGCGTATCACCTGATGATCGCCATCGGCATGCTGTTTGTGGCGACGACGGTCCTGGCGTCGTATTATCGGATGCGAGGAACCTTGTATGAGAAGCGCTGGCTGCTCTGGTACTTCGTGTTTGCCGTCTTCCCGGCGTTTGTGGCGAACGAGGCGGGATGGGTGACGGCGGAGGTGGGGCGGCAGCCGTGGGTCGTGTATCCGACGATGGTGGACGGCACGTTGCAAGGGGGATTGCGGACGAGCGATGGATTGTCGGAGGTGGTGACGGCCGAGCATGTGCTGGGATCGATCATCATGTTCGGCCTGATTTACGCGTTGCTGTTCGTGCTCTGGATCACGATCCTCAACAGCAAGATCCAGCATGGGCCGGAGCCGATTGCCGAGACACCGCCCGATTCCGCTGCTCATGTGCTGGAAGCGGCATCGGCGCGGGTTGATCATGCCGGGTCGCTGACCGAGGCGAAGGAGCCGCCGGAGGCGGACGAAGGGAAGGGAGCGTCCTGA
- the cydB gene encoding cytochrome d ubiquinol oxidase subunit II, whose translation MDLNLLWFILLGVLLAGYAILDGFDLGVGILHLTAKGDTERRVMINAIGPIWDGNEVWLVTFGGAMFAAFPEAYATVFSGFYIAFMMVLFALIFRAVSIEFRGKSHSKLWRRAFDFGFFASSLLATLLFGVAVGAAMAGVPLDERALYAGGFLDILSVYTLMVGVLAVTLFTMHGAIYLLLKTEGELRERLYRHAWTGFGFFLVTYLMVTILTLVRIPRATANFEEYPWAWVAVFANILLIANIPRSLFLHKAAQAFASSCGAIGAFVFLLGIALFPNIVTSSIAPDERSLTIYNAASSQQTLWNMAIVAAIGSPLVLSYTAIVYWTFRGRVRLDPHSY comes from the coding sequence ATGGATCTCAACCTGCTCTGGTTTATTCTGCTTGGGGTCTTGCTGGCCGGGTACGCGATTCTCGACGGATTCGACCTGGGGGTCGGCATCCTGCACCTGACGGCGAAGGGAGACACCGAGCGCCGGGTGATGATCAATGCGATCGGGCCGATCTGGGACGGCAACGAGGTCTGGCTCGTGACCTTCGGCGGGGCGATGTTCGCGGCCTTTCCGGAGGCGTATGCGACGGTGTTCTCGGGGTTCTACATCGCGTTCATGATGGTCCTGTTCGCCTTGATCTTCCGCGCGGTGTCGATCGAGTTCCGGGGCAAGAGCCACTCGAAGCTCTGGCGGCGGGCGTTCGACTTCGGCTTCTTCGCGTCGAGCCTGCTGGCGACCTTGTTGTTCGGGGTGGCGGTCGGCGCGGCGATGGCCGGGGTGCCGCTGGATGAGCGGGCCCTTTATGCGGGCGGGTTCCTCGACATCCTCTCGGTCTACACCCTGATGGTCGGCGTGCTGGCGGTGACTCTATTCACGATGCACGGGGCGATTTATCTTTTGTTGAAGACCGAAGGAGAGCTGCGCGAGCGGCTGTATCGGCACGCCTGGACGGGGTTCGGGTTCTTCCTGGTGACGTACCTGATGGTGACGATCCTGACCCTGGTGCGGATCCCTCGGGCGACGGCCAACTTCGAGGAGTACCCGTGGGCCTGGGTGGCCGTCTTCGCCAACATTCTCTTGATCGCGAATATTCCGCGCAGTCTGTTCCTGCACAAGGCGGCGCAGGCGTTCGCCTCCAGTTGCGGGGCGATCGGGGCGTTCGTATTCTTGCTGGGGATCGCGCTGTTCCCGAACATCGTGACCAGCTCGATCGCTCCCGACGAACGGAGCCTGACGATCTACAACGCCGCCAGCTCGCAGCAGACGCTCTGGAACATGGCGATCGTCGCGGCGATCGGCTCTCCCCTGGTCCTCTCGTACACGGCGATCGTTTACTGGACCTTCCGGGGGAGGGTCCGGCTGGACCCGCACAGCTATTGA
- a CDS encoding serine/threonine protein kinase has product MSRSPHVNPSADGDEIVELTPTVEIAFHRNPAADDPTFDFALGGLPEEGGHVELVAGAAQTIRSETTSLLHARLRMVSFVMLVIFSMSLVWSLVNEAALDTGALRLITGVNIARIAVLGVILGVLWSRPHFSNRFLRGLEYALFGSLIVSWMAVRYQSILSNARAGAMVDLVLEAQLQMFALFVFMILHGLFIPHRWTGTARVVVTMALAPVVTLAALKLGHPELLDRIASITNERTLSTDILIVAVGVFLATYGSAMFDQMRTKVHEAKKFGQYQLLRKIGAGGMGEVHLAEHALLKRPCALKLIRNDAAADPTALARFEREVQTTARLTHPNTIEIFDYGHTDDGTFYYVMEYLPGMSSAELVEQHGPLPPGRVIYLLRQACSGLAEAHAEGLIHRDLKPANVYVSERGGLCDFVKVLDFGLVKLTQEPEAAQLTADMTVSGTPLYMSPEQATGERGLDARCDLYALGAVAYYWLTGRPPFEGSSPVQVMIAHARDAVTPPSAHRPEVPQDLEAVILRCLAKAPSDRFADASELEQALAACSSASDWDHRQAALWWHEVMLGQATPTDA; this is encoded by the coding sequence ATGTCAAGGTCCCCCCACGTCAATCCATCGGCCGACGGCGATGAGATCGTCGAACTGACTCCGACCGTCGAAATTGCCTTCCACCGAAATCCCGCCGCCGACGATCCGACGTTCGACTTCGCCCTGGGTGGCCTTCCCGAGGAGGGAGGCCACGTCGAGCTGGTGGCCGGGGCGGCGCAAACGATCCGGTCGGAGACAACCTCGCTGCTTCATGCCCGACTCCGGATGGTCTCCTTCGTGATGCTGGTGATCTTCTCGATGTCTCTGGTCTGGTCGCTCGTCAACGAGGCAGCGTTGGACACGGGGGCCTTGCGGCTGATTACGGGGGTCAATATTGCCCGGATCGCCGTGCTCGGGGTGATCCTGGGCGTCCTCTGGAGCCGCCCTCACTTTTCAAACCGCTTTTTAAGAGGGCTGGAATATGCACTCTTTGGCAGCCTGATCGTCTCGTGGATGGCCGTGCGGTATCAGTCGATCCTCAGCAACGCCCGAGCCGGGGCAATGGTCGATCTGGTGCTCGAAGCGCAGCTTCAGATGTTCGCACTGTTTGTGTTTATGATCCTGCATGGGCTGTTTATCCCCCACCGCTGGACCGGCACGGCTCGGGTGGTGGTCACGATGGCGCTGGCGCCGGTCGTCACGCTGGCGGCCCTGAAGCTCGGGCATCCGGAACTGTTGGATCGGATTGCCTCGATCACCAACGAACGGACCCTGAGCACCGACATTCTGATCGTGGCCGTCGGCGTCTTCCTCGCCACCTATGGCTCAGCCATGTTCGACCAGATGCGAACCAAGGTGCACGAGGCGAAGAAGTTCGGCCAGTACCAACTGCTGCGGAAGATCGGCGCTGGAGGCATGGGAGAGGTTCACCTGGCCGAGCACGCTCTCTTGAAGCGTCCCTGCGCCCTAAAGCTGATCCGGAACGACGCCGCGGCCGATCCGACCGCCCTGGCCCGCTTCGAGCGTGAGGTGCAGACAACCGCGCGCCTGACCCACCCGAACACGATCGAGATCTTCGACTACGGCCACACCGACGACGGCACCTTCTATTACGTGATGGAATACCTGCCGGGCATGAGCTCGGCCGAACTGGTCGAACAGCACGGCCCCCTGCCCCCCGGTCGGGTGATTTATCTGCTCCGCCAGGCCTGTAGCGGGCTGGCCGAGGCCCACGCCGAGGGCCTGATCCACCGCGACCTGAAGCCGGCGAATGTGTATGTCTCGGAGCGAGGCGGGTTGTGCGACTTCGTCAAGGTCCTCGACTTCGGCCTCGTCAAGTTGACCCAGGAGCCCGAAGCCGCTCAGCTGACCGCCGACATGACCGTCAGCGGCACACCGCTCTACATGTCTCCCGAACAGGCAACCGGTGAGCGTGGGCTCGACGCTCGGTGCGACCTCTACGCCCTCGGCGCGGTCGCCTACTACTGGCTGACCGGCCGTCCTCCCTTCGAAGGAAGTAGCCCGGTTCAGGTGATGATCGCCCACGCCCGAGACGCCGTCACGCCCCCCTCGGCCCACCGCCCCGAAGTCCCGCAGGACCTCGAAGCCGTCATCCTCCGCTGTCTCGCCAAGGCTCCGAGCGATCGCTTCGCCGACGCCTCGGAGCTGGAACAGGCACTCGCCGCTTGCTCCTCGGCTAGCGACTGGGACCACCGCCAGGCCGCCCTCTGGTGGCACGAAGTGATGCTCGGACAGGCCACGCCCACCGACGCCTGA